Proteins co-encoded in one Pseudomonas fluorescens genomic window:
- a CDS encoding (2Fe-2S)-binding protein translates to MITLKLNGQDHPLDVTEDMPLLWAIRDVAGYNGTKFGCGMGLCGACTIHIDGAPARSCITPIGSVVGQNVTTIDNLHADPVGQIVQQAWLDTAVAQCGYCQGGQIMSATALLKTNPNPSDEQIEEAMVGNICRCGTYNRIKTAIRQASTHLKEAKA, encoded by the coding sequence ATGATTACCCTGAAACTCAATGGTCAAGACCATCCACTCGATGTCACCGAGGACATGCCGCTGTTGTGGGCGATCCGTGACGTCGCCGGTTACAACGGCACCAAGTTCGGCTGCGGCATGGGCCTGTGCGGTGCGTGCACCATTCATATCGACGGCGCGCCGGCGCGCAGTTGCATCACGCCGATCGGTTCGGTGGTCGGGCAGAACGTGACCACCATCGACAATCTGCATGCCGACCCGGTTGGCCAGATCGTCCAGCAAGCCTGGCTCGACACGGCTGTGGCCCAATGCGGTTACTGCCAGGGCGGGCAAATCATGTCCGCCACCGCGTTGCTCAAGACCAACCCGAACCCAAGCGACGAGCAGATTGAAGAGGCGATGGTCGGCAACATCTGCCGCTGCGGTACCTACAACCGGATCAAGACTGCGATCCGTCAGGCATCCACTCACTTGAAGGAGGCCAAGGCATGA
- a CDS encoding low molecular weight protein-tyrosine-phosphatase has translation MRVLFVCLGNICRSPTAEGVLRHKLREAGLADQVEVASAGTGDWHVGNPPDKRSQAAARLRGYDLSAQRAQQVSRADFASYDLILAMDNSNLRNLKALRPSTGKAELDLFLRRYEGEVDEVPDPYYDGDQGFEQVLDLIERACDRLLVEVKGRL, from the coding sequence ATGCGCGTTCTGTTCGTGTGCCTGGGCAATATCTGCCGTTCGCCCACCGCCGAAGGCGTTTTGCGCCATAAATTGCGCGAAGCGGGGCTGGCGGATCAGGTCGAAGTGGCCTCCGCCGGCACCGGCGACTGGCACGTCGGCAATCCGCCGGACAAGCGCAGCCAGGCTGCGGCCAGACTGCGTGGCTATGACCTTTCGGCGCAACGCGCTCAGCAGGTCAGCCGCGCCGATTTCGCCAGCTACGACCTGATCCTCGCCATGGACAACAGCAACCTGCGCAACCTCAAGGCCTTGCGACCGTCCACCGGCAAGGCCGAGCTGGACTTGTTCCTGCGCCGTTACGAAGGTGAAGTCGACGAGGTGCCGGATCCGTATTACGACGGCGATCAGGGGTTCGAGCAGGTATTGGATCTGATCGAGCGCGCCTGCGACCGGTTGCTGGTTGAAGTGAAGGGCCGGTTATGA
- the murB gene encoding UDP-N-acetylmuramate dehydrogenase, with amino-acid sequence MSLQVHPQVSLKPFNTFGVDVRAQLFAEAHSDADVREALAYAIAHDVPLLVIGGGSNLLLTADIPALVLRMATRGIRVLSDDGNRVVIEAEAGEPWHPFVQHTLALGFSGLENLSLIPGTVGAAPMQNIGAYGVEIKDVFAGLTALDRQTGELRDFSLEECNFAYRDSVFKQQPGRWLILRVRFALDRVAHLHLEYGPVRQRLTEQGIEQPTPTDVSRAICSIRSEKLPDPAVLGNAGSFFKNPLVSAAVVAQIKQQHPDLVAYAQPDGQMKLAAGWLIERAGWKGFREADAGVHKLQALVLVNYGAATGLQLLDLAQRIQKDIAERFNVELEMEPNRY; translated from the coding sequence ATGAGTTTGCAGGTACACCCTCAGGTTTCCTTGAAACCGTTCAACACTTTTGGCGTGGACGTTCGCGCGCAGCTGTTTGCCGAGGCCCACAGTGATGCGGATGTGCGTGAAGCCCTGGCTTACGCGATCGCTCACGATGTGCCATTGCTGGTGATCGGCGGCGGCAGCAATCTGTTGCTCACGGCGGACATCCCGGCGCTGGTGCTGCGCATGGCCACTCGTGGCATCCGCGTCCTCAGCGACGATGGCAATCGCGTGGTCATCGAAGCCGAGGCGGGTGAGCCGTGGCATCCGTTTGTCCAGCACACGCTGGCGCTGGGTTTTTCGGGTCTGGAAAACCTCAGCCTGATCCCCGGCACCGTCGGCGCCGCGCCGATGCAGAACATCGGTGCCTACGGTGTCGAGATCAAGGATGTGTTCGCCGGCCTGACGGCGCTGGATCGCCAGACCGGCGAGCTGCGCGACTTCAGTCTGGAAGAGTGCAACTTCGCCTACCGCGATAGCGTGTTCAAGCAGCAGCCGGGTCGTTGGCTGATCCTGCGGGTGCGCTTCGCACTGGATCGAGTCGCCCATCTACACCTGGAATACGGCCCGGTGCGTCAGCGCCTGACCGAGCAGGGTATCGAACAACCAACGCCGACAGACGTCAGCCGCGCCATTTGCAGCATCCGCAGCGAAAAACTGCCGGACCCGGCGGTGCTCGGCAATGCCGGCAGCTTCTTCAAGAACCCGCTTGTGTCGGCGGCCGTGGTCGCACAGATCAAGCAACAGCACCCGGATCTGGTGGCCTACGCGCAACCGGACGGGCAGATGAAACTGGCGGCCGGCTGGCTGATCGAGCGCGCGGGCTGGAAAGGTTTCCGTGAGGCCGATGCCGGCGTGCATAAATTGCAGGCGCTGGTGCTGGTCAACTACGGCGCGGCGACCGGGCTGCAATTGCTCGATCTGGCGCAGCGTATCCAGAAAGACATTGCAGAACGTTTCAATGTCGAGCTGGAAATGGAGCCCAACCGTTATTGA
- a CDS encoding xanthine dehydrogenase family protein molybdopterin-binding subunit, translated as MSRLPNDFALSNLSRRGFLKGVGATGALVLAASWGWQDALAEDKPKKFGADGMPNGWIDDPKVYVSIAADGTVTVVCNRSEMGQGVRTSLTMVVADELEADWAHVKVQQAPGDEVRFGNQDTDGSRSMRHWYEPMRRCGAAARTMLEQAAAAQWKVPVSECHAQLHKVIHTPSGRELGYGELAAAASALPVPGRDSLRLKQPSEFRYIGKEGTKAIDGADIVNGRAVYGADVHFDDMLFAVIARPAVYGGKVKSVDDSAALKVPGVLKVIQIEPRPLPSEFQPLGGVAVVASNTWAALKGREALKIEWDDGPNASYDSVAYRKEIEAASLKPGKVVRNTGDIDKAIGSAASTLEASYYLPHLAQAPMEPMVAIARYKEGVCEAWAPSQAPQVTRERIAERLGLPFDNVTFNVTLLGGGFGRKSKPDFVVEAAILAKEFPGKAVRVQWTREDDIHNSYFHTVSAEYLKAGVGKDGLPSAWLHRTVAPSITALFAPGMNHEAAFELGMGFTNMAYAIPNVRLENPEATVHTRVGWYRSVSNIPHGFAIQSFVDELAHKAKEDPLKYQIKLLGPDRQIDPRTLSEEWNYGESPERYPIDTGRMRTVLETAAKAAGWGRKLPKGRGLGLAVHYSFVTYVAAVIEVEVKDDGTLIVHKADIAVDCGPQINPERIRSQFEGACVMGLGNAVWGEISFKDGKVQQDNFHMYEVARMSLAPKEVAVHLVSPPGEVPLGGVGEPGVPPIAPALCNAIFAATGQRIRNLPVRYQLQGWQKAQA; from the coding sequence ATGAGCCGTCTACCGAACGATTTTGCCCTGAGTAACCTGAGTCGCCGGGGCTTCCTCAAAGGTGTCGGCGCTACCGGTGCGCTGGTGCTGGCGGCGAGCTGGGGCTGGCAGGATGCGCTGGCCGAAGACAAACCGAAGAAGTTCGGTGCCGATGGCATGCCCAACGGCTGGATCGATGATCCGAAGGTCTACGTCAGCATTGCCGCCGACGGTACGGTGACTGTGGTCTGCAACCGCTCGGAAATGGGCCAGGGCGTGCGCACCAGCCTGACCATGGTGGTCGCTGATGAGCTGGAAGCCGACTGGGCCCACGTCAAGGTTCAGCAGGCGCCGGGTGATGAGGTGCGCTTCGGCAATCAGGACACCGATGGCTCGCGCAGCATGCGTCACTGGTACGAACCGATGCGTCGTTGCGGCGCCGCTGCCCGGACCATGCTGGAGCAGGCAGCCGCCGCGCAGTGGAAGGTTCCGGTCAGTGAGTGCCACGCGCAACTGCACAAAGTCATTCACACACCGTCCGGGCGCGAGCTGGGTTACGGTGAGCTGGCCGCTGCGGCCAGTGCGCTGCCGGTTCCGGGCCGAGACAGCCTGCGGCTCAAGCAGCCGTCGGAGTTCCGTTACATCGGCAAGGAAGGCACCAAAGCCATCGACGGTGCCGACATCGTCAATGGCCGTGCGGTTTACGGGGCCGACGTGCATTTCGACGATATGCTGTTTGCGGTGATTGCGCGTCCGGCGGTGTACGGTGGCAAGGTCAAATCGGTGGATGACAGCGCCGCGCTGAAAGTGCCGGGCGTACTCAAAGTCATCCAGATCGAACCGCGGCCTTTGCCTTCGGAATTTCAGCCGTTGGGCGGCGTGGCCGTGGTGGCCAGCAATACCTGGGCGGCATTGAAGGGCCGTGAAGCGCTGAAAATCGAGTGGGACGATGGCCCGAATGCCAGTTACGACTCCGTTGCCTATCGCAAGGAGATCGAAGCCGCTTCGCTGAAACCGGGCAAAGTGGTGCGCAATACCGGCGACATCGATAAAGCCATCGGCAGTGCCGCCAGTACCCTCGAAGCCTCTTATTACTTGCCGCATCTGGCCCAGGCACCGATGGAGCCGATGGTCGCCATCGCTCGCTATAAAGAAGGCGTGTGCGAGGCCTGGGCGCCGAGTCAGGCACCGCAGGTCACCCGTGAGCGGATCGCTGAACGCCTCGGTTTGCCGTTCGATAACGTGACCTTCAACGTGACGCTGCTCGGCGGTGGTTTCGGTCGCAAGTCCAAGCCGGATTTCGTTGTTGAAGCTGCCATTCTGGCGAAGGAATTTCCCGGCAAGGCTGTACGGGTCCAGTGGACGCGCGAAGACGACATCCACAATTCCTATTTCCACACCGTGTCGGCCGAATACCTCAAGGCCGGTGTGGGCAAGGACGGTTTGCCGTCCGCCTGGCTGCACCGCACGGTGGCGCCGAGCATCACCGCGCTGTTTGCGCCGGGCATGAATCACGAAGCCGCGTTTGAGCTGGGCATGGGCTTCACCAACATGGCCTACGCGATTCCCAACGTGCGCCTGGAAAACCCTGAGGCCACGGTGCATACGCGGGTGGGCTGGTATCGCTCGGTGTCGAACATTCCCCATGGTTTTGCGATCCAGAGCTTCGTCGACGAACTGGCGCACAAGGCCAAGGAAGACCCGCTCAAGTACCAGATCAAATTGCTCGGCCCGGATCGGCAGATCGACCCGCGCACGCTCAGTGAAGAATGGAACTACGGCGAATCCCCCGAGCGTTATCCGATCGACACCGGGCGCATGCGCACCGTGCTGGAAACCGCGGCCAAGGCCGCCGGTTGGGGGCGCAAATTGCCCAAAGGGCGCGGCCTCGGGCTGGCAGTGCATTACAGCTTCGTGACTTATGTGGCGGCGGTGATTGAGGTCGAGGTCAAGGACGATGGCACGCTGATCGTGCACAAGGCCGATATCGCCGTGGATTGCGGGCCGCAAATCAACCCTGAGCGGATCCGTTCGCAGTTCGAAGGCGCTTGTGTGATGGGCCTGGGCAATGCCGTGTGGGGCGAAATCAGCTTCAAGGACGGCAAGGTGCAACAGGACAACTTCCATATGTATGAAGTGGCGCGCATGTCGCTGGCGCCGAAGGAAGTGGCGGTGCATCTGGTGTCGCCGCCGGGCGAGGTGCCGCTGGGTGGTGTCGGTGAGCCGGGCGTACCGCCGATTGCGCCGGCACTGTGCAACGCGATCTTCGCTGCCACTGGCCAACGCATTCGCAACCTGCCGGTGCGCTACCAGTTG